A section of the Oncorhynchus clarkii lewisi isolate Uvic-CL-2024 unplaced genomic scaffold, UVic_Ocla_1.0 unplaced_contig_10576_pilon_pilon, whole genome shotgun sequence genome encodes:
- the LOC139398787 gene encoding transmembrane protein 178B-like has protein sequence MAAGKLLLYAGLSLSLCALGMLAVAICSDHWYETDARRYRERCRSFSSRKNPGFIYIPNNSLPLRASRSRLDRWEDKLLLARNRRQLFAMSAADECSRQYNSTNMGLWSKCHRLGFDQDTEDLIRK, from the coding sequence ATGGCTGCAGGGAAGTTACTGCTCTACGCCggcctgtccctctctctgtgcgcCCTAGGAATGCTAGCAGTGGCGATCTGTTCCGACCACTGGTACGAGACGGACGCGCGGAGGTATCGGGAGCGCTGTCGAAGCTTCTCCAGCCGTAAGAACCCAGGCTTTATCTACATCCCCAACAACAGCCTCCCTCTGCGGGCTAGCCGCTCCAGACTGGACCGCTGGGAGGACAAGCTGCTCCTAGCCCGGAACAGAAGGCAGCTGTTCGCTATGTCCGCCGCGGACGAGTGTAGCAGGCAGTACAACTCCACCAACATGGGACTGTGGAGCAAATGCCACCGACTGGGCTTCGACCAGGACACAGAAGACCTCATTCGCAAAG